The segment GGAAACTGTGATATGTTTTCTACATACATATACTCCATGGAAACTGCGATATGTTTTCTACATACATATACTCCATGGAAACTGTGATATGTTTTCTACATACATATACTCCATGGAAACTGTGATATGTTTTCTACATACATATACTCCATGGAAACTGTGATATGTTTTCTACATACATACACTCCATGGAAACTGTGATATGTTTTCTACATACATACACTCCATGGAAACTGTGATATGTTTTCTACATACATATACTCCATGGAAACTGCGATATGTTTTCTACATACATATACTCCATGGAAACTGCGATATGTTTTCTACATACATATACTCCATGGAAACTGTGATATGTTTTCTACATACATATACTCCATGGAAATTATGAattaaattgtaatgataaagGTGACATTTGaattaaactttgaaaattttataaggGGAGCCTACCCccaaagggaggggggggggtgaattgaacaaacttggcTACATGTAATCTGTTGttaatatgaaaatttcaaaagatgTTTCCTCTATATTCCAATTCAAAactctgacccccccccccccccctcatatAGTGGCCACAATCTACTCCCCGGGACCACAATtggaacaaagttgaatctgcactacgtagGAAAAAAAGAGAATGTTACTTCATATGAGAAGGAGTCAATAATGTTAAAAGTTTGTGAACAGACGGACGGCACAGGCAGACAGAAGGACGCCAATCAAAAACTgctcagaaaagctcactttcattttaggtgagctaaaactcCTGAAAACCATATTCGACAACTATGAAGTCCCATATATCTCGTAAAAATCATTCAACTGTCACGAAACTTAAACTTGATCCGTAAACATAAGTAGGTAATCACATACCAAACTTCCTGAATCACAGCATGATGAAAAAAGATGAAAACTAAGttgttacagacagacagacagacagacagatggacggactgCAAAGTAGTAGTCGCCTTCAGCTCCGTGAGTAGGAGACTAATACAGTACACAATGAAACATTAAGGATATTTAAATTGTAACTTTGTGGTTGGTCTATAGTAAATTAATCAGGTACAGTGTATACAGATATTGAAATTGTGGTAAACCATTTGTCTTTGAAGCAAACAAATTTCACACACTATCACCCTCATTTTACGACTGTTATGcaaaaaaagttaatttcacaCACTACCACCCTCTTTTACCTGTTCTTGATAATCTCTCcttggcccttcatttgaagagtTTAGATTTTCCTCTACCAAATGATGCTCTGTTCCAAGTTTGGTTCAAATTGACCAAGTGGTTCTATAGTctaagtcaaaaatgtaaagtttacagatggacggacagagggattacgggtgatcagaaaactcaggtgagctaaaaatactaACATACAGTAATCAAAGTCCATGCAACAGTGTCTGTTATTTGTTTGCAGCTGAGAtgaaatcatatacatgtacaagaacaAGCTATTGATAGCGCCGTCAAATTATGAAATACATATACCGGTAAGTCTTATCCCCAGTAATGTCATATCCAATATAAATCTGCGGTGTTTTAACGACAAAATATACAGTCTATCTATACTATAACAACAAGCGAGTTCTGTTCaacaaaatctacagtctatcTATACTAAAACAATTAGCGAGTTCGGTTCaacaaaatctacagtctatcTATACTAAAACAATTAACGAGTTCGGTTttgcaaaatgaaaatagattaCCACTGTTCCCAAACACTATATGAAAATCACCTTAATTCTAAAAATCGCCACAGACCCAAACTGATACAACACTTGACGACCCTCCTTCTGCTACAGATACCGAAAAGGCTATAAAGCAAATGTCAACTGGCAAAGCTCCTGGTGTGGACGCCATCCCAACCGAGATCTATAAATCCGCAGGTCCTATGACGATTCAGAAACTTTTGAAGTCAAAGTGGGCAAAGGAAACCTTACCACAGGACCTAAAGGGTGCTTCATTAGTTCACTTCTACAAGCGTATAGGAAACATACGGTCGTGCAACCACAAAAGAATTTCACTCCTATCCATTGACGGAAAGATCCTTGCACGCATGCTGTTGAACAGATTCTTTCGCCACCTTGAAAATCGTCTCTAACCTGAAAGTCATTGTACATTCCGTTCAGGTCGTGGAACAGTGGACATAATCTTTGCTGCCAAACAAGTACAGAGAAATGCTAAGAACAGAACGCCAGCCTCTACATAACATTTGTAGACCGTGTGAAAGCATTTGATATCAACAGGGCTGGTTTATAGTTAATCATGGAGAAATTTTGTGTCCACCAAGGTTCATCACGATGGTGTGTCAATTCCATGATGGCATGCAGGCCCACGTTCTCGATGATGACAATCAATCTTCACCTTTTGAGGTCACAAACGGTGTCAAGCAAGGTTGCGTTTTATCCCAACGCTGTTCAGCATGATGTTCACTGCTATGCTAGCAGATGCCTTATCTGAGAGTGACCCAGACATTGACATCAGGTAGCGCACGGATAAGGGAGTCTTCAACCTACAGCGCCTGAAAACCAAGACCAAGATTTACTTTAAAAGACAGAGGCCTTCTCTTTGCAGATGATTGCGCCCTTAATGCCTCAACAGAGCCTGGCATGTAGCAAAACCTGAACAGGTTTTCAAATGTTTGTGACAACTTTGGTTTGACGATAAGTGCAAAGAAAATTGAATTCATGTTCCATCCAGCACCAAACAGCCCTTACATTAAGCCGAACATCTACATCAAGTCTGAGTGCCTCAATTTACATACCTTGGAAGCACAGTATCCAGAAACATCCACATTGATGACGAAGTCAACCCCCGCATAGCTAAAGCAAGCTCAGTCTTTGGCCGCCTGAACAAAACTGTATGGGGTCACCGAGGCATTACCACAGCGACAAAGCTTAGCGTGTCGAATCGtgattcgaatttcctccattgctTACCTATAGGTTATAGTGTAATATCCTTAACCCAAGCGCCAATGACATTATACATCAGACAGTTTTCATGTTCCGTTCCGtttcgcgttttagcaacattCATATTCAACTGTATAACAATATTTAGCCTTCTCCTATGATCGCAAGTTATATTTCAAGTCTAGTACAACTGAGAGAAATATATTGTCGCTGAGGACAATAAACTTGCAATTTTCCGTATATACAGTAGATCAATAGAAGTACCTCGGGAGGAGTGGGTTATTACTGTTTTCCTCATATCCATTGATTAGATGTGTGTGATTTTCAAAAGTCATTAAAAATAAATGGCGTCCGggcatatgcaaggtgaagataacgaacagtgatcaatctcataactcctataaacaatacaaaatagatagttgggcaaacacgtatccctggacacaccagaggtgggatcaggtgcctaggaggagtaagcattccgtgttgaccggtcacacccaccgtgagccctatatcctgatcaggttatccgcagtcaaaatcagtgtgccaagaacggtttaataatcggtatgaaacacgtcagacagcatctgacccaatggcaggttgtactgacgaactagatcgccataacgaccatagaatttgcgaagtgctgacttcaatcgagactgttgaaacccctgtaccatcaacttgtttgtcagtagcttacctcgatttaaaaactgactatacgcagaacaagctcttgtatatcgaatcagcaTATAACGATATTCATTATACTAGTTTTCAGTGAAGAAATTACGCTATGTCCTACAATCAATAgaaaatattagtcattttacGAATAAGGTTAACCAGCATGATGTTGTGGAATCTGTAATCAAATGCTGAGGAATGAGAGAACGAATGAAGTATGGGATGAACTTTTCGAAGCTTTGTGGCAAATTGCACAAATAGTTGGAGATAAATCACCCACACCCAGACATGCTGGGCGGTAAATACATCGTGCAAACTGTCCGGGAAATGATTCCAAGGCTAACTGGAAGGTTTTCCATTCTTCAGTGAACTAGAAGGCAGATTTGAGgatatcatcaattcagttATTGAGTGCATtcattcaattgatgagagcaataattgatttaaagtaattccaccctcctatgATGTCATCAGAGTTTGCAAAATCTATGATTTCTTTAGATTTAGGCATGATCAAGATGAGGCATGATAGAAACATAAAGTTTGCTTGAGTCTATTCCAATAGTTATTATAAAAagtcttgttaaaaataaactattcaaaatgtctaagttatagatgaataatctaagatatgtttcaaaatatagaatccaagggcaataactctgttttcatttttatcttaATCAAGTCTgttatgcgatagattttctCTGTCTTTatagacattttgtatattcttGTGAAagaacagttttatgaaatttttagGAATACTAttatgtatgtctcgcatcttaaaaagtgtgatgagctgtatattttatttgataatttgttagttttaactctaataaatggaaataaatacactttttaaatttgtatcagataaaactgcaagGATGGAGttacgcattaattcaattgatggaAGCAATaatgatttgatgcgcgcagcAACTCAATGATGCACGCATCAAAGTGGTGGAATTAATGTTCGCAAAATTGCATTTGGAGCTCGGtataattgattttatatctttattttgattgaaGATAACTTTAATCGTTTATAACGCTACTGTATAaagaattaatgtgcgcatgaattcttttttaaaaagtatcaattcaattatatagATCATTCCTTTAAtagtggatatgttgaattgaagatatctctatTTATAAAGGTGCTcatgaattgaattaatgatataattcattcaattgaagagagcaataattaatttattgCGCgtattgaattgatgcgcgctacaattcaattgaagaaagcaataattcagttattgcgaacatcaaatgaaatgatgcgcgcattaattaagTTATTGGTCTCTTCAATTGAACTGTagagcgcatcaattcaattgttcatatcatcaattcacttaaagagagcaacaaatTCAATTATAGTACTCAttaattcagcagaataattaatgcgatcaacaattcaattaatgcgcgcaataattcagaattgaagatatcattagtcattgaagatatctttaattgaattgctgggcgcatcaaatgaattgatgatatcttcatcttcaaataattaaagatatcttcaattatttgagttcatgttaatttggcgcaacatatatatattgtatatataatatacattgagataaaagaaaaaaaatacccCACAATATTAAATTTCAACGCAAGGGCTTTCACTTAAAAATGCTCAGTCTATGATGAAAAATGTTCCCACTAGTGCGCGGCGATAAGAATGGATATATTCTCCGTCCGCCaattgcattgtgacgtcaaatgctTCGACCATACTGTTGTTCAAACATCACAAATGccacatatatatttcatttcatgcCACTTAATGTTCGCCGGTCTTAGCATCTCGACAAATTAAAAAGGGGGCGTCTTCAATGCAAAGTGTAATACAGCACAATCCGGAAATTAACAGCAAACTTTTTCAAATTCTTTTATTGTAAGGTTGAAACCACCAACGGattccaccccccccccccccccccccccccattattttATACTTTGTACGTGACCGTCGTCTCGATTAAAAATGGTgtaaaagtaaacaaaataaaccctcacaatttctttaatttttgtgATGATTTAAGGGTATTCAACTCGTCAAAATCAAGGAGTCTCACCCCCTAAACCAACTggggagccccccccccccccctcgaccCCTGTCCGTCTGCGCATGTACTTCATTTTCGGCCTAGACATGTCACTGGGGTTGATCATATAACCACTGGGGATTAACAATCCATATCTTATTTCTTGAAAGAACAGGCTCATGTGGTGAAGTTTCTTGGAgcatatctatatatctttatcatatataaattatacatcATGTTGCAATAAAGGCATGTTAGAATTTTGGGTAAGAGGTAAAAGTAGGACGACCGAACCCCGAAAGTCCCGGATTGCGATTTCTCCCTTAATACGGCATGTAATAACACACAATTTGCAGAGGTTACTCTTTACAAACTAGGTACATAAAATTATTAACTTTTCCTGAGAAGTATATTACAAAGTCACCGAACTAGTGTTTTCACCTGCCGAAAAGTGGCAATTACTACGTTATATAAATACCGAAACCCAAACACGGTCAAAGACACGAAATTGATTTCCAGTTTCCTTCGTAATACTTGGTTTAAAATTATCCAATTCCTACAATGCAGGACTTTTAGCAGTACTGCAATTTACCGCTTACCAGAATTTTGACCCCTGGCGCTTTCCCCGCCACATGACCAAATCAACCAATCATATATTTGAGGTACACTAttcttactttttaaaaaaaaaatttaatcaaaataaattattcTAATACTATGTTTTAGAATGCACACATTCGTTTTCAATACACACAACAGTGCCGGTAGGAAATTACTTTATTAAGTGTTAATAGCAGACAACAAGAAATAGCAGAAATCAGCTAATATGCTATATAACGATGTGAGAATTACACTTTTTGGTGTGAATGACTCGTCATTTATCGGAAGGTAACCTATCTGTTGGACTTATAGTGCCGTCTGAATGTCTTTCATGTAAACTCTTCTGAAGAAATGCTGACTTCTCGTGATTCATTGGAACTGAACTTCTTCATTTATTTTCTGATCGGATTAACAATCATTGGGGTCACTGTATTCATCACTCTCGTTCGCTTCCTGGCGTATTTGAAATGCAGAATGCTAGTTAGTGACGTCAGTATATTGTGTGTTTAACCGAACTCTGCCCTATAGGGAGTGCCGCAGAATCGTGGATATTTCTACAGAATGGAAATTCTAGTTACGTGTCGTGAGTGGCCAGTGCCTGTGATTTGGTACAAAACTCTTACAGaacattatcaatgtttatCTTTGTGATTCATATACCAAAGTTTACAAGGAAATGGAACAGTTTTAATGAAGTGATTGTAAATGGTAGAACTTCACTATATCCTTGTCAATAAAGACCAAAATTTGggttttataatatacatgtaaagagAGTGAACAGAGACCTGTAAGACTATagaataaacaatatacaaactgtacaatatatgataaattttaaggaattttattaTTGCATAAATTCATTTGTATACAAAGTCAATGCAATGTACATCATAGTAATGCTTAAAAACAAACTGTTCTCTTGATAAGAAAAATAACACAGATTCCTTTAGATTATCCAACATCAAaattgattcaatattttggatTCTTATGTCAACTCATTAAATGAAAAGGTTTCAAATTCGAAATGAATCTGAATGGTTTATAAATTATGAGTTCAATTCAAATTTCACAATCAGCCTGGCTGAGGGTTATCTCATTTTTAATCTCTGTCCAGCATGAGAATTCATTGTTTACTTATAAAGGTATGCCCAAGACAAAAGACTAGAAAACTTGTctaaaatatatcttaatttccTATAAAGAGGACATGTGTAACATCTATGTTTTTAGTGTCCAATCACATGAAATAAATGTACAACACAATTTCCctcaaatacaaatatttagttATGAATGCGTCTATTTCTAAGTACACATACATACAGCTATACAGGGCTCTGTCAATCATTTGTGGGCTCTGTTTCAGCATCCTCCTCCTCCTCCGTGGGGTTATATTTAGTTATGACCTCCAACAAGCTATATATCTGATCTTCCATTAAGCGTTCCTCACTCTCCTCCACAATAAGCTGGATTTCCACAGCGGTGGTGGGACACAGATTCAGAATCTGTACTTTTTCTGCCTTGGTTAAATTGTAAGGCTCTAGTTCTTTCATGAATTCAACAATGCTCTCCTGTGACTGGATCTTACAGGGCTTTGTCTCTAGGTATTTAATGGTCTCATACGTGATGGTGGCCAACTGTTGTTGATGTTTGTTTGGTTTGTTTTGTCCCCTCCCTGCCTGAATGTCAGTTAGTAAACTATACACTTCATAGTTACTCAGCATGGCGGAATTTTCATTGATGACCTCCATGACGAGTTTATGAGGTAGGATACAGCTTATTCAGATGCTTCACTGTTGCATACCTGCCTGCTATGATTGTGTAAACCCAGGACAGAAGAACGATCACCAATAAGAGCTGAAACAAAAGAATGATCACCCATTACAACTCAAACAAAGGAATGATCACCCATTACAACTCAAACAAAGGAATGATCACTAATTAGAGCTGAAACAAAAGGAAAATGAACAGTAaaagttaaaacaaaaacagacaAGCCATGGGCTACAATTGTCATACTGATCAATAATTGACAACGTAAGGCTGATAAACACTGCTTTTTAAAACAACTGGCCCAAGGGCCTTCATCTGAGTATCACACAACAAAAACTTAATTCAAAagcagtggtggatttaagggggAAGCatagcaacccccccccccccccataaattttcaaatttaaggtaaatcatggtctcttcaaagtttagaaaaatgtaaacgacaaaagaagcaataatttcttccactctcagagcaataaatgacaaaatcttttgatttatgaaTTACTTTCATTGGGTGAACTTACATTTTCCcaaaaaatccttaaaatttgggtcattttattgatttccctctatcaaaaatgacaaaaataatataaatgatgacataggagacatatttgaagccctataaaatctgtaaaatgtgccaaatataatattttctaCCGTACAAAGTTTTGACCAGGCCACAATGTAGGATTGAAAGGCACAGGATGGATGTTTAACGCAGAGCAATTCCTGTATATACACACAAACTttgtttttcaagatttttaaaaattcaaagcattttcactatatgagtCATATAGCCACCCCTGGGGCCTGTTAActcctgacccaggggccataaatttggCAATATTGATTGAGATCTCAGTGTGAATTATATTATTCTACATCATGTCAATATGTGCAACATGCTCAGgagtaaagatattttaaaaagtaatgcATCTTCACAATTTAAAATGTAGAGCCCCACTGTAGCACAACAACCCTGATCCAGTGGCCATAAATTTTCCTGGTTCATACTGGTTCAGCAACTTTAAATTCCATGACttttacaagacctttccagaCCTTTTTATTGGTTTTCCATATCTAATTCCAAACAAAAGGATAATTGATGAAATCCTCCCACATACTGAGTAAAGTATACAGATTTATAGACATAAGTCTACTGATCTTATCATAGATTTTCACATAAAAGTTAAAGGCATTTATCAACTATTTGACACATGCATTTTTCCTAAGTGTCCACCCTTGTCGTTAAaaaactgacaggtgaaaatgcctgccagggaaTTAAATTCCTGGGTTGAACTTGATGTCTtccaggtgtgaagacattcaAGGAGGGGGGAATGTGGCAGTCAAATGGGTTCGatcgccagtggccagatagctcagttagtAGAATACCGACTAGAgattcaagggggggggggggggggggggggggtctaggttcaaatcccggcctgGTCTGttacattttctcccttcttgTTACAATATCATGGATACTCTTCCCTAATTTACACATTaaaatgaattgtttgcaaaTCAGTTCAGCAAAAAGAGCATTCAGTTAACCAGTATTGATTTAGTATTTGCCAAAGCTGTGACATAAGACTAAGAGATACAATCAGTGGTATGCTTACTGCTTAATATTCAAAATACTATGATGATAGGATTTAGAGGAACTTAAAATATCTTTGATTATTAAATTGGTATGCATAATTTAAATACTGCATACAGGAATACTGTTCGCCTCAAGATAATGCAAAACTTCAAATCGATAAGTTGCTAATCTCTCTTTATTActtatatatgtctctgatctATCATATGGGGGCCATTCCTGAATCTTGCATGCCATCTgaaaatttgagaaaaatgaatttatacatACAGTCATAACAATGGATGTACTGAGACTTCCTACCTGTCAAAAAAACAATTTTGTAGACAAAAACATGAGATCAGCAGTTTTCAAAAAATCTGCAATCAGTAAGAATTGAAATAGTTATTGTAAGTGAAAAACCCCAAAAGTTAGTAAAGTATCACCTCCTTTTTTTCCTTACAGTAGCATTGGGCGCCATCGGTAGGTGGCGCTGGCGGAAACAATTTCCCGCAATCACAAAAAGTTGACCTCACTGCGTTAGGTACTTTTCACCGTTTTATATGATAAAGCCCGAGGTTTAAATACGAAAGTATTAACGTGAAACGAAAGTAAGGAGTTCAAAGTTTACGTATATGGTGATATAGAAAGCACGTGGTacgaaatgacattttgtcggTATTTTGAAGTGAGAAAATATGTAGCAAGGCCAGAAATCGGCCATATACGCAGATTTCACGGTgatatttaaataatttgaacCTCCTTTTTCTTTAAACAACACTGAGATAATGCGTATATGTCCAGAGAATGtggtaaaataaatttttcaaccTGTTAGGTAGAATTtacaagaacgataactctaatATTTGTAATCGGAAACAAAGGGAAAATAAATCATGTGCACTTCATTGTCCGCAATAAATCGCCGATATATGTGATTCAATGAAGTTTCCCGTTATCAAATTGTCatgttaattttaaaagatatataattatcCTAGATTTTGTACTTCACCTTGCAAATTGATACTGTACCATCAGTAGGTGGCGCTCGCGGCATAAATAAAGGTTGGTTTTTTTAGGACCGCCTTGTTTGAGGCCACAAGCGGTGTCCAGGGCAGAGCCCTGGTGGGGGTGGAGGGGTTGTGTGAAGGATAAATAACACAGCAATTTAAGACCGACCATCCCATCTTTGTTCCAATTCTTAAGATGTCTCATTGCAGAAAATGATCTTTCGCAAGGCACAGAACCAACTGGCATGCTACTTTCCAGCATGTATAACTGCTTTGTTTTGCCCTCACTAGTGGCTTTGGTACAATCTTTTAATCTTTTCTATCAAGGATATTGATAAACAACAATtaagatatacatatgtaattgataCAATGATATTTGTGAAGAATTTCATACAGAACTACTATAATTTTCCTCGTCTGGTAGCTAAAATGACCGAGGGTAGGTATGTTTATTAGCGTTTTGAAGCAATATTGAttcttattttcaataaaataacgtCATATTCACATTTTGCACACCCCGAAAAGGTAGAACAGGCATCAAGTTAATTTCTGTTTGGTCTGTTTTCACCAATATTACTTGAGGTCAAATATTTACATAAGTCAGAAAAATAACTTCATGGAAATATGTGAGGGTACTCGTGTTTGCCTGTCAATTGTGATGCAGGGAAAAgggatattttaaaatacttattaattttgaaatcagcacatttaaattaagtggaatattgattaaaatgttgaaaatatattgcttttaaaaatcttcccctGTCGCTACTTAAAGGTCTCTTCTCTTGCCAATGCCATTAATCAAAACAATGCTTACTATACCATTTAAACTAAACAcatttgcaaaataaattttattttacatcgtgagaatgtaaataaatattggtTAATGACAAAACCTTCAAATCAATTTCTTCTTAAGCATCCGAATGAGACTTGACAGCATGttgaaacatgaaattcatCATGCATCACATAAAGAAGTATATACAACTTAGAAAAAATGGaatataaattttacaattaaCCAGAAAACTAatacaaaagtttataaatcTGATATATGAACCACCAAAATACATGATACtcacaaaattcaaaatcaaagaaACAGTCTTTTTGCTAACAATGTACATCGTGTTTACTTTATTATACGtcttccgatcccgatcgaatATGTTTTAGGGGTCATACTAAAATCGCGGAAGGTATTGAACCCGAGAAAGAGAACACTACATCGTTCAAGAGTAACAAGTTTGGACATTTTGTGCTTTGATGAATATAGTAACCTTACATATAAAAAGCAGCTTGCAAGCAT is part of the Ostrea edulis chromosome 2, xbOstEdul1.1, whole genome shotgun sequence genome and harbors:
- the LOC125678451 gene encoding DNA-directed RNA polymerase III subunit RPC9-like: MEVINENSAMLSNYEVYSLLTDIQAGRGQNKPNKHQQQLATITYETIKYLETKPCKIQSQESIVEFMKELEPYNLTKAEKVQILNLCPTTAVEIQLIVEESEERLMEDQIYSLLEVITKYNPTEEEEDAETEPTND